One genomic region from Prionailurus bengalensis isolate Pbe53 chromosome C1, Fcat_Pben_1.1_paternal_pri, whole genome shotgun sequence encodes:
- the LUZP1 gene encoding leucine zipper protein 1, whose protein sequence is MAEFTSYKDTASSRHLRFKLQSLSRRLDELEEATKNLQKAEDELLDLQDKVIQAEGSNSSMLAEIEVLRQRVLRIEGKDEEIKRAEDLCQLMKEKLEEEENLTRELKSEIERLQKRMAELEKLEEAFGRSKNDCTQLCLSLNEERNLTKKISAELEMLRVKVKELESSEDRLDKTEQSLVSELEKLKSLTLNFVSERKYLNEKEKENEKLIKELTQKLEQNKKMNRDYSRNASNLLERNDLRIEDGISSTLPCKESRRKGALDYLKQVENETRNKSENEKNRNQEDNKVKDLNQEIEKLKTQIKHFESLEEELKKMRAKNNDLQDNYLSEQNKNKLLASQLEEIKLQIKKQKELENGEVEGEEAFLSGKGRHERTKLRGHGNEVPVSKHTLRELSPQQKRERHRNRDIALNNENCSLGNRQVSSPSFTNRRAAKASNIGAGTDSGTQETRRTEDRFVSGSSQSEGKKSREQPSVLSRYPPAAQEHSKAWKSTPKPGTEGGLKGKVEKTTRTFSDNTNHGSVPSDVLGRADKASDTSSEALFGKRGQVPGNGSQVTQAADCGSPKAVGALASSRRSSSEGLSKGKKAVSGLEADTTSPNSKPPLLSKYPYNSRSQENILQGFSTPNKEGVDQPVAVVMEDSSQHETLRCRVIKPSGREKPDSDDDVDVTSLVTAKLVNTTITPEPELKHQPNSRERAKSRGGLRTSLFENDKDAGTESESVKPVRASTNATEFPDANGAGVKSQRPFSPREALRSRAIIKPVIIDKDVKKIMGGSGTEATMEKQKSTSKPGPNKVTSSITIYPSDSGSPRAAPGEAPRERHTSTSNIQVGPAELTSVSNHVSSPFELSIHKHDIALQFTEAERMGDGPLKNKPETVVSRSSIIIKPSDPVERNSHAPPAETIRWKSHSAPSEVGSSDARHVTVRNAWKSRRDLNSLEDPPARIGRNVEATNAYTQRASTDCSDLGQPKLYLCEQGAQRAGNSGDAPELTSRRTQSSLTVSEVLTRRNRVGDTASAAAWNHSAGAEEGDDCTLGVHRRLHNSLERSELPAKQGLPEPGRARAEERLRPARPCAEDN, encoded by the exons ATGGCTGAATTTACAAGCTACAAGGATACTGCCTCCAGCCGCCACTTGCGGTTTAAGTTACAAAGTCTAAGTCGCCGCCTCGATGAGTTGGAGGAAGCCACAAAAAACCTCCAGAAAGCAGAGGATGAGCTCCTGGATCTCCAGGACAAGGTGATTCAGGCGGAAGGCAGCAATTCCAGCATGTTGGCGGAGATTGAAGTGTTGCGCCAGCGAGTGCTGAGAATTGAAGgcaaagatgaggaaattaagaggGCAGAGGATCTGTGTCAGCTGATGAAGGAGAAgcttgaagaggaagaaaacctcACCCGGGAGCTGAAATCTGAGATTGAACGGCTTCAGAAACGAATGGCTGAACTGGAGAAGCTGGAGGAAGCCTTTGGCAGGAGTAAGAACGATTGTACCCAACTCTGTCTGAGCCTGAATGAGGAGAGAAACCTGACAAAGAAGATCTCCGCTGAGCTGGAAATGCTCAGGGTCAAAGTGAAAGAACTAGAATCTTCCGAGGACCGCCTGGATAAAACTGAGCAGAGTTTAGTGTCAGAGTTAGAAAAACTGAAGTCATTAACTCTGAACTTTGTAAGTGAGAGAAAATACTtgaatgaaaaggagaaagagaatgagaaactgATAAAAGAGCTCACTCAAAAACTGGAGCAGAACAAAAAAATGAACCGAGATTATTCAAGGAATGCTTCTAATCTTCTGGAAAGGAATGACCTGCGGATTGAGGACGGGATCTCCTCCACACTGCCATGCAAAGAATCAAGAAGGAAGGGCGCTCTGGACTATCTAAAGCAGGTAGAgaatgaaacaagaaacaaatcagaaaacGAAAAGAACCGAAATCAAGAAGACAACAAAGTTAAAGATCTCAACCAAGAGATTGAGAAACTCAAGACACAAATCAAACATTTTGAATCTTTGGAAGAAGAGCTTAAGAAAATGAGGGCCAAAAATAATGATCTTCAGGATAATTACctaagtgaacaaaataaaaacaaactcttaGCCAGCCAGCTGGAGGAGATAAAGctacaaatcaagaaacagaaagagttAGAGAACGGGGAGGTAGAAGGGGAAGAGGCTTTCCTGTCCGGCAAAGGCAGGCACGAGAGGACTAAGTTAAGAGGCCATGGCAATGAGGTACCTGTGTCCAAGCACACACTGCGGGAACTGTCCCCTCAGCAGAAGCGGGAGAGGCATCGAAACAGAGATATTGCGCTCAACAATGAAAACTGTTCTCTGGGCAACAGGCAGGTTTCCTCTCCCAGTTTCACCAATAGGAGGGCAGCCAAAGCTTCCAACATCGGGGCGGGTACAGACAGTGGGACTCAGGAGACAAGGAGAACTGAAGACCGATTTGTATCTGGCTCCTCTCAGAGCGAAGGGAAGAAGTCCAGGGAGCAGCCTTCAGTGCTTAGCCGCTACCCACCTGCTGCTCAGGAGCACAGTAAAGCTTGGAAGAGTACTCCCAAACCAGGTACTGAGGGTGGGTTGAAGGGAAAAGTGGAGAAGACAACACGAACATTTAGTGATAATACCAACCATGGATCTGTTCCCAGTGACGTACTGGGTAGAGCTGACAAGGCTTCTGACACCTCTTCTGAGGCCCTCTTTGGCAAAAGGGGGCAGGTACCTGGCAATGGAAGTCAGGTAACCCAGGCTGCAGACTGTGGCAGTCCTAAGGCAGTTGGAGCTCTGGCCTCATCCCGAAGATCTTCCTCAGAAGGGCTCTCCAAGGGCAAAAAGGCTGTCAGTGGCCTGGAGGCTGATACCACTTCCCCAAATTCCAAGCCTCCACTTTTATCAAAGTATCCTTATAATTCCAGAAGCCAAGAGAACATCCTTCAGGGCTTTTCAACCCCAAATAAAGAAGGTGTTGATCAACCCGTAGCAGTCGTGATGGAAGACAGCAGTCAACATGAGACCCTGAGGTGCCGGGTCATCAAGCCCAGTGGCAGAGAGAAGCCAGACTCAGATGACGACGTGGATGTGACGTCTCTTGTTACTGCCAAATTGGTAAACACCACCATCACTCCAGAGCCAGAGCTCAAACACCAACCCAACTCTAGAGAGAGAGCCAAATCCCGAGGGGGACTCAGAACCTCCCTGTTTGAGAATGATAAAGATGCTGGGACAGAAAGTGAGTCTGTGAAACCTGTCAGAGCCTCCACCAATGCCACGGAATTCCCAGACGCCAATGGTGCTGGGGTAAAAAGCCAGCGGCCCTTTAGCCCCAGAGAGGCGTTGCGGTCTAGAGCCATCATCAAACCTGTCATCATTGATAAGGATGTGAAAAAAATCATGGGAGGATCTGGAACTGAGGCCACAATGGAGAAGCAGAAATCCACCTCCAAACCAGGGCCAAACAAGGTGACAAGCAGCATAACTATCTACCCCTCTGACAGCGGCAGCCCCAGAGCTGCCCCAGGTGAGGCCCCGAGGGAAAGGCACACATCCACCAGCAACATCCAGGTTGGGCCAGCAGAGCTCACATCAGTCAGCAACCACGTCAGCTCTCCCTTTGAGCTCTCCATTCACAAACATGACATTGCTCTGCAGTTCACAGAAGCTGAAAGAATGGGAGATGGGCCCCTGAAGAACAAGCCAGAAACAGTGGTCTCTCGGAGCAGCATTATAATCAAGCCATCAGATCCTGTGGAGAGGAACAGCCATGCCCCCCCAGCGGAGACAATCAGGTGGAAAAGCCATAGTGCCCCTTCAGAAGTGGGCTCTTCAGATGCCAGACACGTTACTGTGCGGAACGCCTGGAAGAGTAGGCGAGACTTGAATTCCTTAGAAGACCCCCCAGCTCGAATAGGTAGAAACGTGGAAGCCACCAACGCCTACACCCAGAGGGCCTCCACAGACTGTTCAGACCTTGGACAGCCCAAGTTGTACCTTTGTGAGCAGGGTGCTCAAAGGGCAGGAAATTCAGGGGATGCCCCTGAGCTCACCTCCAGAAGGACCCAGAGTAGCCTCACCGTGTCTGAGGTGCTGACTCGTCGGAATCGGGTGGGAGACACTGCCTCGGCTGCAGCCTGGAACCACTCGGCAGGCGCG GAGGAAGGTGACGACTGCACACTCGGTGTCCACAGACGACTGCACAACTCCCTGGAGCGGTCTGAACTGCCTGCGAAGCAGGGGCTGCCGGAGCCCGGGCGAGCCCGGGCTGAGGAACGGTTACGGCcagccaggccctgtgccgaGGACAACTGA